The proteins below are encoded in one region of Verrucomicrobiia bacterium:
- a CDS encoding PEP-CTERM sorting domain-containing protein gives MKKSIQWCKASLGAMLLLAAAASPAATLTVDPGASWLGYMNVFNLPSDGGAFQFGSSWGTSDLRASFSGDTLTLAPNTIGDLAAYWYIGGGAPGAPGNKIMEANFYQETTGPLSGQMVTFTGTVLANSLTTSHTAVAFIKDFAPDYSSSVTTTVPLTPGMFSVSLATINDPARHVQFGFQMTGVNVWATDVGPFGSVQIAPIPEPTVLSLVAVGLTGLLLRKRFEV, from the coding sequence ATGAAAAAATCGATTCAATGGTGCAAAGCCTCTCTTGGCGCGATGCTGCTTCTCGCTGCAGCCGCTTCTCCCGCCGCAACCCTCACCGTTGATCCGGGCGCCTCATGGCTCGGCTACATGAACGTCTTCAACCTGCCTTCGGATGGCGGCGCCTTTCAATTCGGCAGCAGCTGGGGCACGAGTGACCTTCGAGCGAGCTTTTCGGGAGACACGCTGACGCTGGCACCCAACACCATCGGTGACCTCGCGGCCTATTGGTATATTGGCGGAGGCGCGCCAGGCGCACCCGGCAACAAGATCATGGAAGCGAACTTTTACCAGGAAACGACAGGTCCCTTGTCGGGGCAGATGGTGACATTTACGGGCACCGTACTCGCAAATTCCCTGACCACCTCGCACACGGCGGTCGCCTTCATCAAGGATTTCGCGCCTGACTATTCTTCGTCAGTCACCACCACGGTGCCCCTCACCCCCGGCATGTTCAGCGTCAGCCTCGCTACGATCAACGATCCCGCGCGGCATGTTCAGTTTGGCTTCCAGATGACGGGCGTGAATGTATGGGCAACGGATGTCGGGCCATTTGGTTCCGTGCAGATTGCACCCATCCCTGAACCGACCGTTTTGTCGCTTGTTGCTGTGGGCCTCACCGGCCTGCTCCTGCGAAAACGTTTTGAAGTCTAG